The segment CGGCCGACGTCCTGAGCCCCGCGGCCGATGTCCTCGGCCCCGCGCTCCGCCGCCCGGCCAACGTCTTCAGCCCCACGCTCGATCGCGCCCTGGTCCGTCCGGCCGCGCTGCTCCATGCCACGCTGACCCGAACGCTGCTGGCCCTGGCGGGTCTGCGACGAGTAGAACTGCCCCACCTCGCTGCGCCAACGCGGGTTGCCCATGTCCGGCCAGTTGTCCTCGTTGAAGCCGGGCGCCTGCTCCAACTGCTCCTTGGAGATCGACAGAGTCACGTGATCCGCGCCCTTCTGAATCTGCACCGCCGAGAACGGAACCGCAAACAGCTTCTCGCCCATCCCAAGCAATCCCCCGCGCGAGAGCACCAGGTACGAAACCTGGTTGCGGTCCGGCGTCAGCACCAGATCCTCCACCGATCCCAGTTCCTCGCCCTGGTCGTTCTTGACCGTCATGCCGATCAGCTCATTGGACCCCTGAACCGCCAGCGAGGTCGGCCCCTGCTGGCCCTGTTGCTGCTGGCCGCGCTGCTGCGCGCCCTCCTGGCCTTGTTGGCCCGGCTGGCCCTGTTGCTGCATTCCTTGCTGACCCTGCTGGCCTTGCTGCTCCTGCGCGCCGACCGGCGTGCCGATCATCACCACAAGAAGCGCCGCCAGCGCCGCACATGCACACACCTGACACCACTTAGAAAGACTCATCCCTTGTCTCCTTTCAAGTGGAAGGTAGGTGGCGCCTCAGCCGACGGTCACGCGACCGCCATATGCAAGCACTGGAGACGCCTTCGTTACCCCCTTGCGTTTATCCACTCAATATAGAGGGCCCCTAAACCGTTCACAATCGGGGCACAGGATGATTCCCGTATCAGGCCCTTCCCTTACGCCTCAGAAGCTCCCAAACACAACACCGCAACCTCATCCCGCAAGGCATTCACAGCCGAATGGCCGCGACGGGGATGAGGAGGAAAGGAAATGGAATGGATGGCATGTCCGACAGAAGCGGGCAAGACCACGTGAAAGCACAAATAATCAGAAAAACGACCGGACGTGGTCCTAGCGGCGGTCGACGCCGGCGGAAAACTCCTCACTCGCCGTCTGGTCGGAGAGCTTCTCCAGGTGGGCCTTCCACGAGACATCGAGGCGGTCGATCGGCCCGAACGCCGCCACGATCTCCCGGCGGATCGCCGCCCGGTCCCTCCGCCCCGGCTCCAGCTTCGAAAGCGCCGCTAGATAACGCCGCAACTCCTCGCGCCGATCCGAAAACAAAAACCGGAACACCGACCACGCCTGGGCGTAAATCTCCCGCGTCGCCGACGGATCCGACGCCGGCAACCGCGTGAGGGTCAGGAAATCCTCCAGCGGCATCAGCCGGCCGCCCCGATACGCCTCGATCAGACAGCGGCGGCGCACCGGATTGTCCTCCCGAAGTCCCGTTCCGCCCGTCGCCTCCCGCTCGAAGCTCGTGGCCAGCCCCTCCGATACCCACATCGGGTACATCACGCCCCGTTTCTGTATCCCGCTGTTGAACGCCAACTGGTGCGACAACTCGTGCGTCGCCCGGCTCTCGTCCACCGCGATCGAATCCTCCGCCGCGACCTGCTCGCCCCCCTCGCTCTCCGTGACCGGATACAGGTCGCTGTTGCCCCGCGACGCCTTGAGGGCCAAAGACGCCTCCACGCCGCCCTCGCGAAGAGTACTGCCCTTGCCCGGTCGCACCAGGGCCACACGGTTCGTCCTCGCTGAGTAGTAGCCGTCCGACCACGACATGTCCATCCGGTCCGCCCGACGGGCGTAGTCGTCGAAGTCCCCGTAGCTGACAAAGCACACCCACGTCAGCCGCCCCTCAATCGGCTTGGGGTCGAACCCCGCCTCCCGAAACGTCCGGTAGAACTCCTCGTGAGTCTCCTCCAGCACCCGACCCATCGCCAACGCCCACGCGTGGTCCGTCGCGTAGATCAACGCGAAGTGCCTCGTCGGATGCATGAAGAACCGCGGCCCGAACTGCTCCACCAGGTCCCGGCACTCCGCCGCCTCGGTCACCGGAACCATCCGCGAACCCGCCTGCGCAATGCCCGTCCACAGCGGAACGCCAAGGAAAAGCTGGCCGAACAGCCATAGGCCAAGGGCGAGGCCGGTCAATCGTCCTGAACCATCCATCTGCGCTGCTGTCGTCCTGTCGGGAAACCGAACGCTTCTTCTGCCGCAAAAGTCCATTGTACATACAATCGGCTTATACTGTCAACCACTTAAATCAGTTATTCTTAAGCAGTTACACTAAGCCGACACCGTGGTTCTGACGCAGCCCACAGCCGACGCCAGCTCACGACTAGATGTTATCGGACCTTCCCGCGGCACTCCTTGAGCTTTTTACCGCTCCCGCATGGGCAGGCGGCGTTGCGGCCGCCGGGAGCGGCCGGCTGGGGCGGCGAGGGACGCGCAATCCGCGCCGCCACCCGCTCCACCGTCCGCGCGAACCATTCGTAGGTATGGTTATAGAATATCTGATAGGATGGACAAAGGTAAGCCTTGCTGCTGAACGTGCCGCCGGCCCGCTCGCGGTCCTTCAGGCACCCGCCGTGGCAGAGGCTCAGAAACCGGCACGCATCGCACTCCCGGGGCCAGACGCCTTTGGCCGCCGCGAACGCCGTTGCCCCGGCCGCCGCCGCCAGCTCCGGCAGGTCCGACTCCCCGATGTTGCCGATCCGCATGTCAGGCCGGACAAAAAAATCGCACGGAAATACGTCGCCGTTATGCTCGACCACCAGATAGTGGTCGCACCGTTTGTCCATGATGCAGTTACCCGCCGGCGCCCCCGCCAGCCGGCTCAGCACCGACTCAAAGAGCCGCACGTACACCTTGCCCGGCCCGCCCTCCTCAACCCACGCGTCGAACACCTCGCACATGAACCGCCCGTAGCCCTCCGGCGTCGGAGCAAAATCCCGCGGTCGACCGTGCTCGTCCGTCTCCACCGCGGGGATGAACTGGAGAAAATCGAATCCCTGATCGCGAAGCCAGCGGTACACCTCGCGGCCGCGGCCTTCGTTGGCCCGGTTGACCACCGACAGAATGTTGAACTCCACCCCCGCCGTCCGAAGCGCGCCGACCGCCCGCATCACCCGCGCGTGCGTCCCGCCGCCGCGGTACACATCGTGCAGCGCCGCCGGACCATCCAGCGAAACGCCCACCAGGAACTTGTACCGGACCAGGAAGGCCGCCCACGCCTCGTCGATCAACAGCCCGTTGGTCTGCAGCGCGTTGGCCACCGACTGGCCCGACCGCCCGAACTGCATCTGAAAGTTCACCGCCT is part of the Phycisphaerae bacterium genome and harbors:
- a CDS encoding PRC-barrel domain containing protein; the protein is MSLSKWCQVCACAALAALLVVMIGTPVGAQEQQGQQGQQGMQQQGQPGQQGQEGAQQRGQQQQGQQGPTSLAVQGSNELIGMTVKNDQGEELGSVEDLVLTPDRNQVSYLVLSRGGLLGMGEKLFAVPFSAVQIQKGADHVTLSISKEQLEQAPGFNEDNWPDMGNPRWRSEVGQFYSSQTRQGQQRSGQRGMEQRGRTDQGAIERGAEDVGRAAERGAEDIGRGAQDVGR
- a CDS encoding DUF1570 domain-containing protein — protein: MDGSGRLTGLALGLWLFGQLFLGVPLWTGIAQAGSRMVPVTEAAECRDLVEQFGPRFFMHPTRHFALIYATDHAWALAMGRVLEETHEEFYRTFREAGFDPKPIEGRLTWVCFVSYGDFDDYARRADRMDMSWSDGYYSARTNRVALVRPGKGSTLREGGVEASLALKASRGNSDLYPVTESEGGEQVAAEDSIAVDESRATHELSHQLAFNSGIQKRGVMYPMWVSEGLATSFEREATGGTGLREDNPVRRRCLIEAYRGGRLMPLEDFLTLTRLPASDPSATREIYAQAWSVFRFLFSDRREELRRYLAALSKLEPGRRDRAAIRREIVAAFGPIDRLDVSWKAHLEKLSDQTASEEFSAGVDRR
- a CDS encoding anaerobic sulfatase maturase, producing the protein MISPNFSLLIKPAGPDCNARCAYCFYAVAAEQFAGGPHRMTVDVLRTVTRKMLRLGLPVSQFCWQGGEPTLMGLEWFQQAVNFQMQFGRSGQSVANALQTNGLLIDEAWAAFLVRYKFLVGVSLDGPAALHDVYRGGGTHARVMRAVGALRTAGVEFNILSVVNRANEGRGREVYRWLRDQGFDFLQFIPAVETDEHGRPRDFAPTPEGYGRFMCEVFDAWVEEGGPGKVYVRLFESVLSRLAGAPAGNCIMDKRCDHYLVVEHNGDVFPCDFFVRPDMRIGNIGESDLPELAAAAGATAFAAAKGVWPRECDACRFLSLCHGGCLKDRERAGGTFSSKAYLCPSYQIFYNHTYEWFARTVERVAARIARPSPPQPAAPGGRNAACPCGSGKKLKECRGKVR